The following are from one region of the Pseudomonas putida genome:
- a CDS encoding IS3 family transposase: MTSLMVGKRWYHLAVVIDLFARRIVGWAFSLINDANLVSKALRMAVGVRGKQPGLMFHSDQGCQYTSQRFQSELLEHGITQSMSRRGQCWDNAPTERFFGTLKSEWVPPKGYQEIEEARQDMTSFFMRYNRIRLHSYNNYLSPIAMEQQAA, from the coding sequence GTGACCAGTTTGATGGTCGGGAAACGTTGGTATCACCTGGCAGTAGTAATTGATTTGTTCGCCCGTCGGATCGTTGGTTGGGCGTTTTCCCTGATCAACGATGCCAACCTGGTTAGTAAGGCATTGAGGATGGCGGTAGGGGTTCGGGGCAAGCAGCCAGGCTTGATGTTTCATTCGGATCAAGGCTGCCAATACACCAGCCAGCGCTTCCAATCCGAGCTGCTTGAGCATGGGATAACGCAGAGCATGAGCCGCAGGGGGCAATGCTGGGACAACGCGCCAACAGAGCGTTTCTTTGGGACGCTTAAGTCAGAGTGGGTTCCGCCCAAGGGCTACCAGGAAATTGAAGAAGCCAGGCAGGATATGACCAGCTTCTTCATGCGATACAACCGAATCCGGCTCCACAGCTACAACAACTATCTGTCGCCAATAGCCATGGAGCAGCAGGCGGCTTGA
- a CDS encoding DUF3077 domain-containing protein, with translation MSDHLKSRTTAGVEKFLELYRVEPGVPLDLAFDELSVLIGCIKHLNEEAEMEGDKIAGSAARILSAMAKALINDMEVGLNRGA, from the coding sequence ATGAGCGACCACCTCAAATCCCGCACCACCGCCGGCGTGGAAAAATTCCTTGAGCTGTACCGGGTAGAGCCCGGCGTCCCGCTCGATCTCGCATTCGATGAATTGTCGGTGCTGATCGGCTGCATCAAGCACCTGAACGAAGAGGCCGAGATGGAGGGCGACAAGATCGCCGGCAGCGCGGCGCGGATTCTCAGTGCCATGGCCAAGGCGCTGATCAATGACATGGAAGTGGGGTTGAACCGCGGCGCCTGA
- a CDS encoding GNAT family N-acetyltransferase, whose protein sequence is MTPPRSFPSDLCLDSPRLQLRPMRHADAAQWLAIMADPEVMRYWHHAPWQDLAEAESALAADREAYANGDQLKLGMYRRDNGELIGMVQLFNIDDVSRRGEIGYCLASAVQGRGYMDEALTCFIDYLAHTLHMRRLEGEIDPRNQGSARTLERQGFVLEGTLRARWCVGGELSDSGIYGLLLEPPVA, encoded by the coding sequence GTGACCCCACCCCGTAGTTTCCCCAGTGACCTCTGCCTCGACAGCCCGCGTCTGCAGTTGCGCCCCATGCGCCACGCCGATGCTGCCCAATGGCTGGCGATCATGGCCGATCCCGAGGTCATGCGTTACTGGCACCATGCCCCCTGGCAAGACCTGGCCGAAGCCGAAAGCGCCCTGGCCGCCGACCGCGAAGCCTATGCCAATGGCGACCAGCTCAAGCTCGGCATGTACCGCCGCGACAACGGCGAACTGATCGGCATGGTCCAGCTGTTCAACATCGACGATGTGTCCCGCCGTGGTGAGATCGGCTACTGCCTGGCCAGCGCAGTGCAGGGCAGGGGGTACATGGACGAAGCCTTGACCTGTTTCATCGATTACCTCGCCCATACCTTGCACATGCGTCGCCTGGAAGGCGAAATCGACCCGCGCAACCAAGGGTCGGCACGCACCCTGGAGCGCCAGGGTTTTGTGCTGGAAGGTACCCTGCGTGCGCGTTGGTGCGTTGGCGGCGAGTTGTCTGATTCGGGTATTTATGGCCTTCTGCTAGAGCCCCCGGTTGCCTAG
- a CDS encoding lysozyme inhibitor LprI family protein, with translation MIKHYLTGLALACVLPLAVADDYTAAYGQCMDKASSTVAMSECIGAETQVQDQRLNRVYKQLMAKLDAGQQKSLRDVQRKWLAYRDGNCQFHVQASGGTMAQLEGGTCLMDMTGDRAAELERVLSPRQ, from the coding sequence ATGATCAAGCATTACCTGACAGGTCTGGCACTGGCCTGCGTGCTGCCGCTGGCGGTGGCGGACGACTACACGGCGGCCTATGGACAGTGCATGGACAAAGCCTCCAGCACCGTGGCCATGAGCGAGTGCATCGGGGCCGAGACGCAAGTGCAGGATCAGCGCTTGAACCGGGTGTACAAGCAACTGATGGCCAAGCTGGATGCCGGGCAGCAGAAGAGCCTGCGCGATGTGCAGCGTAAATGGCTGGCCTACCGCGATGGCAATTGCCAGTTCCATGTGCAGGCCAGTGGCGGGACCATGGCGCAACTGGAAGGTGGCACCTGCCTGATGGACATGACCGGCGACCGCGCGGCGGAACTGGAACGGGTGCTTAGCCCGAGGCAGTAG
- the mnmH gene encoding tRNA 2-selenouridine(34) synthase MnmH, translated as MRPDCTDFRQLFLDDVPMMDMRAPVEFAKGAFPGAVNLPLMNDQERQRVGTCYKQQGQAAAIALGHQLVSGATRQARLEAWAAFAKAHPEGYLYCFRGGLRSQIVQGWLRDEAGIQYPRVKGGYKAMRTFLLETTEQAVVQCDFVLVGGLTGTGKTDVLHQLDNVLDLEGHANHRGSSFGKRATAQPAQIDFENQLAIDVLKKRARGIEQFVLEDEGRIVGSCTVPLALYQGMQQYPLVWLEDSFTNRVERILRDYVVNLSAEFVSVHGEEDGRRLFAERMLQSMANIYKRLGGERHQRLSEILREALDEQLRSGAVDLHRGWIEGLLNEYYDPMYAYQRAAKAERIEFAGDAVEVREYLKARALRAPRI; from the coding sequence ATGCGCCCCGACTGCACCGATTTCCGCCAGCTGTTCCTCGACGACGTGCCGATGATGGACATGCGCGCACCTGTCGAATTTGCCAAGGGCGCCTTTCCCGGTGCCGTCAACCTGCCGCTGATGAACGACCAGGAGCGGCAGAGGGTCGGCACCTGCTACAAGCAGCAGGGCCAGGCTGCCGCTATCGCCCTTGGCCATCAACTGGTCAGCGGCGCCACCAGGCAGGCACGCCTGGAGGCCTGGGCAGCGTTCGCCAAGGCTCACCCGGAAGGCTACCTGTACTGCTTCCGTGGTGGCCTGCGCTCGCAGATCGTGCAGGGCTGGTTGCGCGATGAGGCGGGCATCCAGTACCCGCGCGTCAAAGGTGGCTACAAGGCCATGCGTACCTTCCTGCTGGAAACCACCGAGCAGGCAGTGGTGCAATGCGATTTCGTGCTGGTGGGGGGCCTGACTGGCACCGGCAAGACCGATGTGCTGCACCAGCTGGATAACGTGCTGGACCTGGAAGGCCATGCCAACCATCGCGGTTCCAGCTTCGGCAAGCGCGCCACCGCGCAGCCGGCGCAGATCGACTTCGAGAACCAGCTGGCCATCGACGTGCTGAAGAAGCGCGCCCGTGGCATCGAACAGTTCGTGCTGGAGGATGAAGGCCGCATCGTCGGCAGTTGCACGGTGCCGCTGGCGCTGTACCAGGGCATGCAGCAGTATCCGCTGGTGTGGCTGGAAGACAGCTTCACCAACCGCGTGGAGCGCATCCTGCGTGACTACGTGGTCAACCTGAGCGCCGAGTTCGTCAGCGTGCATGGCGAGGAGGATGGCCGCCGGCTGTTTGCCGAACGCATGTTGCAGAGCATGGCCAATATCTACAAACGCCTGGGCGGCGAGCGTCATCAGCGCTTGTCGGAGATCCTGCGCGAGGCGCTGGACGAGCAGCTGCGCAGTGGTGCGGTGGACTTGCATCGGGGCTGGATCGAAGGGTTGTTGAACGAGTATTACGACCCGATGTATGCCTACCAGCGCGCTGCCAAGGCAGAGCGCATCGAGTTTGCCGGGGATGCCGTGGAAGTGCGCGAGTACCTCAAGGCCCGAGCCCTGCGCGCACCGCGCATCTGA
- the selD gene encoding selenide, water dikinase SelD, which yields MSEPIRLTQYSHGAGCGCKISPKVLDVILAESGTQALDPKLWVGNASRDDAAVYALDDERGVVSTTDFFMPIVDDPYDFGRIAATNAISDIYAMGGDPLMAIAILGWPVNVLPPEVAREVIRGGRAVCAEAGIPLAGGHSIDAPEPIFGLAVTGVVSKRHLKRNDTASAGCRLYLTKPLGIGILTTAEKKAKLREQDQGLARDWMCTLNTPGSRFGKLDGVKAMTDVTGFGLLGHLVELAEGSGLTAHLDYAAVPRLPSVDHYLAEGCIPGGTLRNFDSYGHKIGALSDDQKHLLCDPQTSGGLLVAVAPEGEAEFLAVAAELGLQLAPIGKLVERQSHAVEVI from the coding sequence ATGAGCGAGCCGATTCGCCTGACCCAGTACAGCCATGGTGCCGGCTGTGGCTGCAAGATCTCCCCCAAGGTGCTGGACGTGATCCTCGCCGAAAGCGGCACCCAGGCCCTGGACCCGAAACTGTGGGTCGGCAACGCCTCGCGTGACGACGCAGCCGTGTATGCGCTGGACGACGAGCGTGGTGTGGTCTCGACCACCGACTTCTTCATGCCGATCGTCGATGACCCGTATGACTTCGGCCGTATCGCCGCCACCAATGCCATCAGTGACATCTACGCCATGGGCGGCGACCCGCTGATGGCCATTGCCATCCTCGGCTGGCCGGTCAACGTGCTGCCGCCGGAAGTGGCCCGCGAAGTGATCCGCGGTGGCCGTGCGGTGTGCGCCGAGGCCGGTATTCCGCTGGCCGGCGGCCACTCGATCGACGCGCCCGAGCCGATCTTCGGCCTGGCCGTCACCGGCGTGGTCAGCAAGCGCCACCTCAAGCGCAACGATACCGCCAGCGCAGGCTGCCGCCTGTACCTGACCAAGCCACTGGGCATCGGCATCCTCACTACCGCCGAGAAGAAGGCCAAGCTGCGCGAGCAGGACCAGGGCCTGGCCCGCGACTGGATGTGCACCCTCAACACCCCCGGCAGCCGCTTCGGCAAGCTCGACGGGGTCAAGGCCATGACCGACGTCACCGGTTTCGGTCTGCTCGGCCACCTGGTGGAACTGGCCGAAGGCAGCGGCCTCACCGCGCACCTGGACTACGCCGCCGTACCGCGCCTGCCCAGCGTCGACCACTACCTGGCCGAGGGCTGCATCCCTGGCGGCACCCTGCGCAATTTCGACAGCTACGGCCACAAGATCGGCGCCCTGAGCGACGACCAGAAGCACCTGCTGTGCGACCCGCAAACCAGCGGCGGCCTGCTGGTGGCAGTTGCCCCGGAAGGTGAAGCCGAGTTCCTGGCGGTGGCCGCCGAACTGGGCCTGCAACTGGCGCCGATCGGCAAGCTGGTCGAGCGACAGAGCCACGCGGTCGAGGTGATCTGA
- a CDS encoding putative selenate ABC transporter substrate-binding protein, which translates to MLKRPLALAAGLVLSCCAVVVQAAETLRVSAIPDEAPTELQRKFKPLGEYLARQLGMEVKFVPVADYPAVVESLASGRLDLAWLGGFTFVQVHLKDPTATPLVQREQDAQFTSKFITANPDVKSLADLKGKSFAFGSISSTSGSLMPRYFMLKQDNIKPEDYFSRVAYSGAHDATVAWVQAGKVDGGVLNASVWQKLVDAGKVDTAKVKVFATTPTYFDYNWTVRGNMDPALKEKIKKAFLDLDPANPEHKAILDLQAASRFIETKPENYVGTEQAAREAGLLK; encoded by the coding sequence ATGCTCAAACGCCCCCTGGCGCTCGCCGCCGGCCTCGTGCTGTCTTGCTGTGCCGTTGTCGTCCAGGCCGCTGAAACCCTGCGGGTCAGCGCCATCCCGGACGAAGCGCCGACCGAACTGCAGCGCAAGTTCAAGCCGCTGGGCGAGTACCTGGCCAGGCAGTTGGGCATGGAAGTGAAGTTCGTACCCGTGGCCGATTACCCGGCAGTGGTCGAGTCGCTGGCCTCCGGTCGCCTCGATCTGGCCTGGCTGGGAGGCTTCACCTTCGTCCAGGTGCACCTGAAGGACCCGACCGCCACGCCGCTGGTGCAGCGTGAACAGGACGCGCAGTTCACCTCCAAGTTCATCACCGCCAACCCCGATGTGAAGAGCCTGGCCGACCTCAAGGGCAAATCGTTCGCCTTCGGTTCCATCTCGTCCACCTCGGGCAGCCTGATGCCGCGTTACTTCATGCTCAAGCAGGACAACATCAAGCCTGAAGACTACTTCAGCCGCGTTGCCTACTCCGGCGCCCACGATGCCACCGTGGCCTGGGTGCAGGCCGGCAAGGTCGATGGCGGCGTGCTCAACGCCAGCGTGTGGCAGAAGCTGGTGGATGCCGGCAAGGTCGATACCGCCAAAGTGAAGGTGTTCGCCACCACCCCGACCTACTTCGACTACAACTGGACCGTGCGTGGCAACATGGACCCGGCGCTGAAAGAGAAGATCAAGAAAGCCTTCCTCGACCTTGACCCGGCCAACCCGGAGCACAAGGCGATCCTCGACCTGCAGGCCGCCAGCCGCTTCATCGAGACCAAACCTGAGAACTACGTGGGCACCGAACAGGCTGCACGCGAGGCCGGCCTGCTCAAGTGA
- a CDS encoding ATP-binding cassette domain-containing protein: protein MAIQLHGAGLRHGPVRALDAVSLSIGQGERVAIIGPSGAGKSSLLHLMATAVQPSSGRLELLGEQPWALSARARQRLRARVGLVHQAPPLPPRQRVVTAVLAGRLGQWGVLRGLLNLLYPSDVPGARQALAELGLADKLFVQCGQLSGGQLQRVGIARALYQRPQVLLTDEPVSAMDPVLADHSLALLNRHAQANGVTLVASLHAVELALAHFPRVIGIREGQVAFDCPAQAVTEQLLDALYANEQLASPPSQGPALTVQIPRC, encoded by the coding sequence GTGGCTATCCAACTGCACGGGGCCGGGCTGCGCCATGGCCCGGTGCGTGCGCTTGATGCCGTGAGCCTGAGCATCGGCCAGGGCGAGCGCGTCGCCATCATCGGGCCTTCGGGGGCGGGCAAGTCCAGCTTGCTGCACCTGATGGCGACCGCCGTCCAGCCCAGTAGCGGGCGCCTGGAGCTGCTCGGCGAGCAGCCCTGGGCGTTATCCGCCAGGGCCCGCCAGCGCCTGCGTGCGCGGGTAGGCCTGGTGCACCAGGCACCACCTTTGCCACCGCGCCAGCGGGTGGTGACGGCGGTGCTGGCCGGCCGCCTGGGGCAGTGGGGTGTGCTGCGCGGCCTGCTCAACCTGCTGTACCCCAGTGATGTGCCTGGGGCGCGCCAAGCCCTGGCCGAACTGGGCCTGGCCGACAAACTGTTCGTGCAGTGCGGGCAATTGTCCGGTGGCCAGTTGCAACGGGTGGGTATTGCCCGAGCGTTGTACCAGCGGCCGCAGGTGTTGCTGACCGATGAGCCGGTGTCGGCCATGGACCCGGTGCTGGCTGACCACAGCCTGGCGTTGCTCAACCGCCATGCACAGGCCAATGGTGTGACCCTGGTGGCGAGCCTGCATGCCGTGGAGCTGGCGCTGGCGCACTTCCCGCGGGTGATTGGTATTCGCGAAGGGCAGGTGGCGTTCGACTGCCCGGCGCAAGCGGTGACCGAGCAGTTGCTGGATGCGCTGTACGCCAACGAACAACTGGCTTCACCGCCAAGCCAGGGGCCGGCCCTGACCGTGCAGATTCCGCGATGCTGA
- a CDS encoding ABC transporter permease has translation MLKLDARDPALLPRLLLTLLAVAVLWPGIRLSELNPGVLLQAENRQQIASFTSAFWPPAHDADFLSLLYEATLQTLAVATAGMALALLLAVPAGLLTSRALSLRAASRGGRAGLWSRLLRLPVRWLLIFLRSVPEIVWALLFVRAVGLGPTAGVLAIAITYSGMLGKVYAEIFESVDQRPAHALLQAGSGRLVAFFYGILPSAVSEVVSYTVYRWECAVRASVVMGFVGAGGLGQQIDLSMRMFAGAEVASMLLTFLVLVMLADLLSRVLRWRLA, from the coding sequence ATGCTGAAGCTCGATGCCCGCGACCCGGCGCTGCTGCCGCGGTTGCTGCTGACCCTGTTGGCGGTGGCGGTGCTATGGCCTGGTATCCGGTTGAGCGAACTGAACCCCGGTGTGCTGCTGCAGGCAGAGAACCGCCAGCAAATCGCCAGTTTCACCAGTGCCTTCTGGCCACCGGCACACGATGCCGACTTCCTTTCGCTGCTGTATGAAGCCACCCTGCAGACCCTGGCCGTGGCCACGGCCGGCATGGCGTTGGCGTTGCTGCTGGCGGTCCCTGCCGGGTTGCTGACCAGCCGTGCCCTGTCGCTGCGTGCAGCCTCCCGTGGTGGTCGCGCCGGGTTGTGGTCGCGCCTGCTGCGCCTGCCGGTGCGCTGGTTGCTGATTTTCCTGCGCAGTGTGCCGGAGATCGTCTGGGCATTGCTGTTCGTGCGGGCCGTGGGGCTGGGGCCGACGGCGGGCGTACTGGCCATTGCCATCACCTACAGTGGCATGCTCGGCAAGGTCTATGCCGAGATCTTCGAGTCGGTCGACCAGCGCCCGGCCCATGCCTTGCTGCAGGCGGGTAGTGGCCGCCTGGTTGCTTTTTTTTACGGCATCCTGCCCAGTGCGGTGTCCGAAGTGGTGTCCTACACCGTGTACCGCTGGGAGTGCGCGGTACGTGCCTCGGTGGTGATGGGCTTTGTCGGTGCTGGCGGGCTGGGGCAGCAGATTGACCTGTCGATGCGCATGTTTGCGGGGGCGGAAGTGGCGAGCATGCTGCTGACGTTCCTGGTCCTGGTGATGCTGGCCGACCTGCTCAGTCGTGTTCTGCGCTGGAGACTGGCATGA
- the phnE gene encoding phosphonate ABC transporter, permease protein PhnE, with amino-acid sequence MNRVINWLVLGAIVAAVMASFAYLELDLQALVGNGGLGQMGDYAGRFLHPDLSAGHLRAVAHGALETLAMSGLGTLLAMVLGMLLALPAAGRFGWPLQACARLLLNALRAIPELVWAALTVLAAGLGPNAGTLALALHTAGVLGRLFAEALENAPPEPAAAIRLQGGSQVAAFCFGTLPNLWPQLLAYSLYRWENNIRMASVLGFVGAGGLGQMLYTTLSLFQEAQASTVIMGMLVLVLLVDALSDVLRQRYVRA; translated from the coding sequence ATGAACCGGGTCATCAATTGGCTGGTGCTAGGCGCCATCGTGGCTGCGGTGATGGCCTCGTTCGCCTACCTGGAGCTGGACTTGCAGGCGCTGGTCGGCAACGGCGGGCTGGGGCAGATGGGCGACTATGCCGGGCGTTTCCTGCACCCGGACCTGTCTGCCGGTCACCTGCGCGCGGTGGCGCACGGGGCGTTGGAAACCCTGGCCATGTCGGGCCTGGGCACCTTGTTGGCGATGGTGCTGGGCATGCTGTTGGCGCTGCCGGCCGCTGGCCGCTTCGGTTGGCCATTGCAGGCCTGCGCGCGGCTGCTGCTGAATGCCTTGCGGGCCATCCCGGAGCTGGTGTGGGCCGCGCTGACGGTGCTGGCGGCCGGGCTTGGGCCGAATGCCGGTACCTTGGCGTTGGCGCTGCATACTGCTGGCGTGCTGGGCCGGCTGTTTGCCGAGGCGCTGGAGAACGCACCGCCGGAGCCGGCGGCGGCCATCCGCCTGCAGGGCGGCAGCCAGGTGGCGGCGTTCTGCTTTGGCACCTTGCCCAATCTGTGGCCGCAGCTGTTGGCCTACAGCCTGTATCGGTGGGAGAACAACATCCGCATGGCCAGCGTGCTGGGTTTTGTCGGGGCTGGCGGGTTGGGGCAGATGCTGTATACCACCTTGAGCCTGTTCCAGGAGGCCCAGGCCAGCACGGTGATAATGGGTATGCTGGTGCTGGTATTGCTGGTGGATGCGTTGAGTGATGTGTTGCGTCAGCGCTATGTGCGGGCCTGA
- a CDS encoding bestrophin family ion channel, translating into MKDIIVRKYRLAVKTIGYIGWSLFWLLIWDVLVTIDFMLFFNSKFTLPLIPLTLLGSALVVLVSFRNSSAYNRWWEARTLWGALVNSSRSFARQALTLIDDPDDGLNPVKATLLRRHIAYVNCLAAHLKGERCPDELMAFIPPAEFERRNRSNNFANDILSGSAALLAREYQAGRLDSIRLARLESTLVDLSNAQGGMERIANTPLPYPYVYFPRLFITLFCLIVPVGLVESLGWFTPLASTVVGFMLLAIERIGTDLQSPFRLSEHQIQMDSICETIERNLESMQREAQCGELA; encoded by the coding sequence GTGAAAGACATCATCGTCCGCAAGTACCGCCTGGCCGTGAAGACCATCGGCTATATCGGCTGGTCGCTGTTCTGGCTGCTGATCTGGGATGTGCTGGTCACCATCGACTTCATGCTGTTCTTCAACAGCAAGTTCACCCTGCCGCTGATCCCGTTGACCTTGCTGGGTTCTGCGCTGGTGGTGCTGGTCAGTTTTCGCAACAGCAGCGCCTACAACCGCTGGTGGGAGGCACGCACGTTGTGGGGGGCGCTGGTCAACAGTTCGCGCAGCTTCGCGCGGCAGGCGCTGACCCTGATCGATGACCCGGACGATGGCCTGAACCCGGTCAAGGCAACCCTGCTGCGCCGGCATATTGCCTATGTGAACTGCCTGGCGGCGCACCTGAAGGGTGAGCGCTGCCCGGACGAACTGATGGCGTTCATCCCGCCGGCGGAATTCGAGCGGCGCAACCGCTCGAACAATTTTGCCAACGACATCCTCAGCGGCTCGGCGGCGCTACTGGCGCGGGAGTATCAGGCAGGCCGGCTGGACAGCATTCGCCTGGCGCGCTTGGAGTCGACGCTGGTAGACCTGTCCAATGCCCAGGGTGGCATGGAGCGGATCGCCAATACGCCGCTGCCCTACCCTTATGTGTATTTCCCGCGGCTGTTCATCACCCTGTTCTGTTTGATCGTGCCGGTGGGGCTGGTGGAGTCGCTGGGTTGGTTCACGCCATTGGCTTCGACGGTGGTGGGGTTCATGCTGCTGGCCATCGAGCGGATCGGGACGGATCTGCAGAGCCCGTTCAGGCTCAGTGAGCACCAGATTCAGATGGACAGCATTTGCGAGACGATCGAACGGAACCTGGAGTCGATGCAGCGGGAGGCGCAGTGTGGGGAGTTGGCTTAG
- a CDS encoding GNAT family N-acetyltransferase produces MHLTHRPVQPDDIAEICSFPQSPAELFYMFPKADYPLTPAQLSNAIAQRSSSTVVEGNGTVLAFANFYKAEHGGVCALGNVVVAPAARGHGVARYLVNAMIELARQHFAAREVWVSCFNHNTAGLLLYPQLGFVPFGIEERQARDGSRVALVQMKQVLIQPG; encoded by the coding sequence ATGCACCTGACCCACCGCCCCGTACAGCCCGACGATATCGCTGAAATCTGCAGCTTCCCGCAAAGCCCGGCCGAACTGTTCTACATGTTCCCCAAAGCCGACTACCCCCTCACCCCCGCGCAACTGAGCAATGCCATCGCCCAACGCAGCAGCTCCACGGTGGTGGAAGGCAACGGCACGGTGCTGGCCTTCGCCAACTTCTACAAGGCCGAACACGGCGGCGTGTGCGCCCTGGGCAACGTGGTCGTGGCCCCCGCCGCACGCGGCCACGGCGTAGCGCGCTACCTGGTAAACGCCATGATCGAACTGGCCCGCCAACATTTCGCAGCCCGGGAGGTATGGGTGTCGTGCTTCAACCACAACACAGCGGGCCTGCTGCTTTATCCACAGCTGGGCTTCGTGCCGTTCGGCATCGAGGAACGGCAGGCGCGGGATGGCTCGCGGGTGGCGTTGGTGCAGATGAAACAGGTGTTGATTCAGCCCGGCTGA
- a CDS encoding helix-turn-helix domain-containing protein, whose amino-acid sequence MTEPLDIDAIANLVGTSKRQLERLFVAETGSTPAQFYRQVRLRFGRWLLISSDRHIGEIAFECGFADAPHFIRHFQNLFGMSPGKLRKELLRNATPTKGETAS is encoded by the coding sequence ATGACCGAGCCTTTGGACATCGACGCGATCGCGAACCTTGTCGGTACCAGTAAACGGCAGCTGGAGCGGCTGTTTGTCGCCGAAACCGGTAGCACGCCGGCCCAGTTCTATCGCCAGGTCCGACTCCGGTTTGGCCGCTGGCTGCTCATCAGCTCGGATCGACATATCGGAGAAATCGCTTTTGAATGCGGTTTTGCCGATGCTCCCCATTTCATTCGGCATTTCCAGAACCTGTTCGGCATGTCCCCCGGCAAATTGCGCAAAGAACTGCTGCGAAATGCGACCCCGACCAAGGGGGAAACAGCTTCATGA
- a CDS encoding AraC family transcriptional regulator — translation MEALDKGQARHPPSRRGAAELSIGIVLWPRFPLLSLSGLTDALRHAADTGDQSRPIRCQWKVLGTPGQRVVSSCGLDVPIDSELGNPHQFDYIVVIGGLLDYLETAPKTYAAFLHQAAAADVPLIGLCTGSFVLARHGLMEGRTACVHAYHCDDWKRLFPRLRFVSNSDFLIDKDRITCAGGISVIELAIHLIGMHCGPDRAGKVVHQMTVAKNSSGSFVDRRKALGYASASNRRLHEARDADGKAHDRAFGHRRDREPCRYQ, via the coding sequence GTGGAAGCGCTGGACAAGGGGCAGGCACGACATCCGCCAAGCCGACGCGGCGCCGCCGAGCTGTCTATCGGTATCGTGCTATGGCCGCGCTTCCCCTTGCTGTCACTCTCGGGGCTGACCGATGCGTTGCGCCATGCTGCCGATACCGGCGATCAGAGCCGCCCGATACGATGCCAATGGAAAGTTCTCGGCACCCCCGGGCAAAGGGTCGTTTCCAGTTGCGGGCTGGACGTACCCATCGACAGTGAACTCGGCAACCCTCATCAATTCGATTACATCGTGGTGATTGGCGGGCTACTGGATTACCTGGAGACTGCGCCGAAGACTTATGCGGCATTCCTGCATCAGGCAGCCGCCGCTGACGTGCCGTTGATCGGCTTGTGCACAGGCAGCTTCGTGCTTGCGCGACACGGCCTGATGGAGGGGCGTACTGCCTGCGTGCATGCCTACCATTGCGATGACTGGAAACGCCTGTTTCCCAGATTGCGCTTTGTCAGCAACAGTGACTTCCTCATCGACAAGGACCGCATCACCTGCGCCGGCGGTATCTCGGTGATCGAGTTGGCCATCCACCTTATCGGGATGCATTGCGGCCCGGATCGGGCCGGCAAGGTCGTTCACCAGATGACAGTCGCGAAAAACAGCTCTGGCAGCTTCGTCGATCGGCGCAAGGCACTTGGCTACGCCAGCGCTTCGAACAGGCGCCTGCACGAAGCCCGTGATGCTGATGGAAAAGCACATGACCGAGCCTTTGGACATCGACGCGATCGCGAACCTTGTCGGTACCAGTAA